A single window of Desulfonatronum thioautotrophicum DNA harbors:
- a CDS encoding IscA/HesB family protein codes for MFELTPSAKQQLDSYFQGKDSSPIRVYMAPGUGGPKLALALDEQRNTDSVHQIEGYTFVVDQDLIKNAGSIKVDMTPYGFAVSSAVNMGGGGGGCAGSCSSC; via the coding sequence ATGTTTGAATTGACACCGTCCGCGAAGCAACAGCTGGACAGTTATTTTCAGGGTAAGGACAGTTCTCCGATTCGTGTGTACATGGCCCCTGGCTGAGGGGGTCCGAAGCTTGCTCTTGCTCTGGATGAGCAGAGAAATACCGACAGTGTGCACCAGATTGAAGGATACACCTTTGTTGTTGATCAGGATTTGATCAAGAACGCCGGTAGCATCAAGGTGGACATGACACCCTACGGATTTGCCGTCAGTTCAGCCGTGAATATGGGCGGCGGCGGTGGAGGTTGTGCCGGAAGCTGTTCTTCCTGCTGA
- a CDS encoding heavy metal translocating P-type ATPase — protein sequence MTIPTPNVKARPINERKTEYAVDGMTCAACVRRVENAVSDLEGVRSVSVNLTTETMSVEWQPDAEQLADRDQRLLQAIRQAGYDLRSSGQSESTGNPPDGRVELGIRGMTCAACVRRVEQAIAGLEGVDLAEVNLATETAQVRFQPKKVNLPAILEAVQDAGYEAFVQDDEQDTPQESLVEIQRREMLSRLAALRGKMILAMVFAVPIFIVSMGEMVGLPMPALLSPHHSPLTFALIQFLLTLPVVWAGREFYLRGFPNLWKRAPNMDSLIAVGTGAAVVYSTWNLLEIALGHDPMARAMDLYFESAAVIIALVMLGKYLENRSKARTSDAIRQLMALTPNTAIRIRDGRQETISLELIRPKDVLLIKPGERIPVDGRLNEGQTTVDESMLTGESLPVAKKTGDPLIAGTLNGHGSVYMVAERVGRDTVLARIIRMVQEAQGSKAPIASLVDRLSLYFVPIVICIAILSGLSWYFLAGEPFPFALRIFIAVLVIACPCAMGLATPTAIMVGTGRGAQLGVLIKGGEALETARNIRALVLDKTGTLTEGRPTVTDVQILPSRTETATDLLRLAACAETRSEHPLAAAVVQSARDRGLDEPRLEEFTAIPGQGIRARVEGRTLLLGNDRLLEAEQVRDRDAPALREIRDRLSSEGKTPLLAALDGVATGVLAVADRIKPEAPEVVAALKRMGLRVIMLTGDNRRTAEAVAAQAGIEEIQAEVLPENKAETVAMLQEQGIKVAMVGDGINDAPALAKADLGVAMGTGIDVAMESGDMVLMRGNLHGLLTALHLSRAVVRNIKQNLFWAFAYNTMLIPVAAGLLYIFGGPTLSPMIAGGAMAMSSVSVVTNALRLRAYQPPQS from the coding sequence ATGACCATTCCCACACCCAACGTCAAAGCTCGTCCGATCAATGAACGGAAAACCGAGTATGCCGTGGACGGCATGACCTGCGCTGCCTGTGTGCGACGCGTGGAAAACGCTGTTTCCGATCTTGAAGGAGTTCGCTCCGTTTCCGTGAACCTGACCACCGAAACCATGTCCGTGGAATGGCAACCGGATGCCGAACAACTTGCGGATCGTGACCAACGTCTGCTCCAGGCCATCCGGCAAGCCGGATACGACCTACGTTCCAGCGGGCAATCCGAATCAACCGGCAATCCCCCGGACGGCCGGGTGGAACTGGGAATTCGGGGCATGACCTGCGCCGCCTGCGTCCGCCGGGTGGAACAGGCTATTGCCGGATTGGAGGGGGTAGATCTAGCCGAGGTCAATCTGGCAACTGAAACGGCTCAGGTACGCTTCCAGCCGAAAAAGGTCAATCTTCCAGCCATCCTGGAGGCTGTCCAGGATGCTGGGTACGAAGCGTTTGTCCAGGATGACGAGCAGGATACCCCCCAGGAATCTCTGGTGGAGATCCAGCGACGGGAGATGCTCAGCCGCCTGGCGGCCCTGCGCGGCAAGATGATCCTGGCCATGGTTTTTGCCGTTCCGATATTCATCGTGTCCATGGGGGAAATGGTCGGTCTGCCCATGCCGGCCCTGCTCAGCCCCCACCATTCACCGTTGACCTTTGCGCTGATCCAATTCCTGCTCACCCTGCCCGTGGTCTGGGCTGGACGGGAATTCTATCTGCGCGGCTTTCCCAACCTGTGGAAACGGGCGCCGAACATGGACTCCCTGATTGCCGTGGGCACCGGCGCCGCGGTGGTCTACAGCACCTGGAACCTGCTGGAGATCGCCCTGGGGCATGATCCCATGGCCCGGGCCATGGATCTCTATTTTGAATCCGCGGCCGTTATCATTGCTCTGGTCATGCTGGGCAAATACCTGGAAAACCGCTCCAAGGCGCGAACGTCCGACGCCATCCGCCAACTCATGGCCCTGACCCCGAACACGGCCATCCGGATCCGCGACGGACGTCAGGAAACCATCTCCTTGGAACTCATTCGCCCCAAAGATGTGCTGCTGATCAAGCCCGGTGAGCGGATTCCCGTGGACGGCCGGCTCAATGAGGGCCAGACAACCGTGGACGAATCCATGCTCACCGGCGAAAGTCTGCCTGTTGCCAAAAAAACCGGTGATCCCCTGATCGCGGGCACCCTGAATGGCCACGGCTCCGTGTACATGGTCGCCGAGCGGGTTGGCCGGGATACGGTTCTGGCCCGGATCATCCGTATGGTCCAGGAAGCCCAAGGCTCCAAGGCGCCCATCGCCAGCCTGGTGGACCGCCTCAGCCTGTACTTTGTTCCCATTGTTATCTGCATTGCCATCCTTTCCGGCCTCTCCTGGTATTTCCTGGCTGGTGAGCCGTTCCCCTTTGCCTTGCGCATTTTCATCGCCGTGCTGGTCATTGCCTGCCCCTGCGCCATGGGTCTGGCCACGCCCACGGCGATCATGGTCGGCACCGGACGCGGTGCGCAGCTCGGCGTTCTGATCAAAGGCGGGGAAGCGCTGGAAACAGCCCGAAACATCAGGGCCCTTGTCCTGGATAAAACCGGCACACTGACCGAAGGCCGACCGACCGTAACCGATGTGCAGATCCTCCCCAGTCGAACCGAGACCGCTACGGATCTTCTGCGCCTGGCCGCCTGCGCCGAGACCCGTTCCGAACATCCACTGGCCGCGGCCGTTGTGCAATCAGCCCGGGATCGCGGCCTGGATGAGCCTCGGCTGGAGGAATTCACTGCCATACCCGGCCAGGGAATCCGAGCCCGAGTGGAAGGTCGAACCCTGCTGCTGGGCAATGATCGGCTCCTCGAAGCCGAGCAGGTGCGCGACAGAGACGCTCCGGCGCTCCGGGAAATCCGGGACAGGCTCTCCAGTGAAGGCAAAACCCCCCTGCTGGCGGCCCTGGATGGTGTCGCCACCGGAGTTCTGGCCGTGGCCGACCGGATCAAGCCTGAGGCTCCGGAAGTTGTTGCCGCCCTGAAACGCATGGGCCTGCGGGTGATCATGCTCACGGGCGACAACCGGCGTACGGCTGAGGCCGTGGCGGCCCAGGCCGGAATTGAGGAAATCCAGGCAGAGGTCCTGCCGGAAAACAAGGCCGAAACGGTCGCCATGCTTCAGGAGCAGGGGATCAAGGTGGCCATGGTTGGAGACGGCATCAACGACGCCCCGGCTCTGGCCAAGGCCGACCTGGGTGTGGCCATGGGCACAGGCATTGATGTTGCGATGGAGTCCGGGGACATGGTCCTGATGCGTGGCAATCTGCACGGCCTGCTGACCGCGCTGCACCTGAGCCGGGCTGTCGTGCGCAACATCAAGCAGAACCTGTTTTGGGCCTTTGCCTATAATACCATGTTGATCCCCGTTGCTGCCGGCCTGCTGTACATCTTCGGCGGACCGACCCTCAGCCCGATGATCGCCGGAGGCGCCATGGCCATGAGTTCGGTTTCCGTGGTCACCAACGCCCTGCGGTTGCGGGCTTACCAGCCCCCGCAATCTTGA